A stretch of DNA from Planctomycetia bacterium:
AAAGAGGTAGTGCTGATCAGTGCTGCGATATCGCGGAGAACTCAGATATAGAGCGTTGCAAAAATCGAGGCATCCATTGCCTTCGCGCGTCAATTCGTAAAAGCCGTAGAGATGGTAGCCGTGGTTTTTTAGTACGGTCTCAATTTCGCCGAATGTCG
This window harbors:
- a CDS encoding FkbM family methyltransferase; its protein translation is NIARVHLLKLDIQGAEKLALAGARPMLESADIDCIYLEVHFSQVYTEQTTFGEIETVLKNHGYHLYGFYELTREGNGCLDFCNALYLSSPRYRSTDQHYLF